Proteins encoded together in one Vigna angularis cultivar LongXiaoDou No.4 chromosome 5, ASM1680809v1, whole genome shotgun sequence window:
- the LOC108339433 gene encoding WUSCHEL-related homeobox 2 has protein sequence MERYTSQRWKPTDDQVKMMTNIFNHGVTHPSRAQVVEITSRLRAFGEVSEYNVHCWFNNHGNRVRRWQAELDPTGTVFSQLPLIWLGDYEGAKAAGFVPCSYHHRR, from the exons atggagaggtacaccagtcagcggtggaaaCCTACTGATGACCAGGTTAAAATGATGACCAATATCTTCAAccacggggtcacacatcccagcagagcccaagtcgtcgagattaCATCTCGACTCAGGGCCTTCGGAGAAGTCAGTGAATATAATgtacactgctggttcaacaatcacggTAACCGGGttaggcgctggcaagcggaatTAGATCCCACTGGCACCGTATTTTCTCAGCTGCCGCT AATATGGCTGGGTGATTATGAAGGCGCCAAGGCTGCTGGATTTGTTCCCTGTTCCTATCATCATCGACGATGA